Proteins encoded within one genomic window of Macaca thibetana thibetana isolate TM-01 chromosome 3, ASM2454274v1, whole genome shotgun sequence:
- the CRYAA gene encoding alpha-crystallin A chain: MDVTIQHPWFKRTLGPFYPSRLFDQFFGEGLFEYDLLPFLSSTISPYYRQSLFRTVLDSGISEVRSDRDKFVIFLDVKHFSPEDLTVKVQDDFVEIHGKHNERQDDHGYISREFHRRYRLPSNVDQSALSCSLSADGMLTFSGPKIQTGLDATHERAIPVAREEKPSSAPSS, from the exons ATGGACGTGACCATCCAGCACCCCTGGTTCAAGCGCACTCTGGGGCCCTTCTACCCCAGTCGGCTTTTCGACCAGTTTTTCGGCGAGGGCCTTTTTGAGTATGACCTGCTGCCCTTCCTGTCGTCCACCATCAGCCCCTACTACCGCCAGTCCCTCTTCCGCACCGTGCTGGATTCTGGCATCTCTGAG GTTCGATCCGACCGGGACAAGTTCGTCATTTTCCTGGATGTGAAGCACTTCTCCCCGGAGGACCTCACTGTGAAGGTGCAGGACGACTTTGTGGAGATCCACGGGAAGCACAACGAGCGCCAG GACGACCACGGCTACATTTCCCGTGAGTTCCACCGCCGCTACCGCCTGCCGTCCAACGTGGACCAGTCGGCCCTCTCTTGCTCCCTGTCCGCCGACGGCATGCTGACCTTCTCTGGCCCCAAGATCCAGACTGGCCTAGACGCCACCCATGAGCGAGCCATTCCCGTGGCGCGGGAGGAGAAGCCCAGCTCCGCTCCCTCGTCCTAA